A genomic segment from Peribacillus sp. ACCC06369 encodes:
- a CDS encoding acyl carrier protein has product MADVLERVTKIVVDRLNVEESEVKLEASFKEDLGADSLDVVELVMEFEDEFDMEISDDDAEKIATVGDAVNYIQSTM; this is encoded by the coding sequence TTGGCAGATGTATTAGAAAGAGTAACTAAAATCGTTGTAGATCGTTTGAACGTAGAAGAATCAGAGGTAAAACTTGAAGCTTCTTTCAAAGAAGATCTTGGTGCCGATTCCCTAGATGTAGTTGAACTAGTCATGGAATTCGAAGACGAGTTCGATATGGAAATTTCGGACGATGACGCTGAAAAAATCGCCACAGTAGGTGATGCTGTGAATTACATACAAAGCACTATGTAA
- the fabD gene encoding ACP S-malonyltransferase: MGKIAFVFPGQGSQSIGMGHGLFQENERAQQIFRTADEKLDFPLSELIFNGTQQELTVTYNAQPALLTTSYAFVKELQEAGIKPDYTAGHSLGEYTALVASGAISFEDAVYTVRKRGEFMEAAVPNGQGSMAAILGMDREALSEVTSEITATGESVQLANINCPGQIVISGTSEGVKLASEKAKENGAKRALPLEVSGPFHSELMKPAAEKLQGVLDEVSFKQAEIPVISNVTAKPITAPAEIKEKLIEQLYSPVLWEDSVKNLLELGVDTFIEVGPGKVLGGLIKKIDRSVQIHSVSDIDTLTKTIETLKGEQA; encoded by the coding sequence ATGGGTAAAATTGCTTTTGTCTTTCCAGGACAAGGTTCACAGTCAATAGGAATGGGCCATGGCTTATTTCAGGAAAACGAGCGTGCTCAGCAAATTTTTCGAACAGCTGATGAAAAACTTGATTTTCCACTTTCCGAACTGATCTTTAACGGCACACAACAAGAATTAACGGTAACCTATAATGCGCAGCCAGCTCTATTGACCACGAGTTATGCCTTTGTCAAGGAGTTGCAAGAAGCGGGAATCAAACCCGATTATACAGCAGGGCATAGTTTAGGTGAATATACAGCTTTAGTGGCATCAGGTGCAATTTCTTTTGAAGATGCCGTTTATACTGTGCGTAAGCGTGGTGAATTCATGGAAGCTGCGGTACCGAATGGTCAAGGCTCAATGGCTGCGATACTGGGAATGGACCGTGAAGCTCTATCTGAAGTGACTTCTGAAATAACGGCCACAGGGGAATCCGTCCAATTAGCCAATATTAATTGTCCGGGGCAAATCGTCATTTCAGGTACTTCAGAAGGGGTTAAACTTGCAAGTGAAAAAGCTAAGGAGAATGGAGCTAAACGGGCTCTTCCTCTTGAAGTGAGTGGACCGTTCCACTCGGAGTTGATGAAACCGGCTGCAGAAAAGTTACAGGGGGTCCTAGATGAAGTTAGCTTCAAACAGGCAGAAATTCCTGTCATTTCAAATGTAACGGCCAAGCCGATTACTGCACCTGCTGAAATAAAAGAAAAATTAATCGAACAGTTGTATTCACCGGTACTTTGGGAGGACAGTGTAAAAAATCTCCTTGAATTGGGCGTGGATACGTTCATCGAGGTTGGCCCTGGGAAAGTATTGGGTGGATTAATTAAGAAAATTGATCGTTCCGTTCAAATTCACTCGGTTTCCGATATAGATACACTAACTAAAACTATTGAAACATTGAAGGGGGAACAAGCATGA
- the fapR gene encoding transcription factor FapR has protein sequence MRRNKKERQQLLIETIKQNPFVTDEELAEKYSVSVQTIRLDRLELSIPELRERIKNVAEKKFSDEIRALPLDEIIGEVIDLNLDDNAISILDINKEHVFKRNGIARGHHLFAQANSLAVAVINDELALTAKASILFTRSVKENERVVAKAKVKNVDHTNDRSVVEVRSYVGNELVFKGEFEMYRS, from the coding sequence ATGCGAAGAAATAAGAAGGAACGCCAGCAATTATTAATCGAAACGATTAAACAGAATCCTTTTGTAACGGATGAGGAGCTGGCTGAAAAATATTCGGTGAGCGTCCAGACTATTAGGCTTGACCGTCTTGAATTATCGATACCGGAACTGCGTGAACGTATTAAAAACGTGGCCGAGAAGAAATTCAGTGACGAAATCAGGGCATTGCCTTTGGATGAAATCATCGGGGAAGTAATTGATCTTAATTTAGATGACAATGCAATTTCGATTTTGGATATAAATAAAGAGCATGTCTTTAAGCGGAATGGGATTGCAAGGGGACATCACCTTTTTGCCCAAGCAAATTCATTAGCTGTAGCGGTCATAAATGATGAACTGGCATTAACTGCAAAAGCATCCATTTTATTTACTCGTTCTGTAAAGGAAAATGAAAGAGTGGTAGCTAAAGCGAAGGTTAAAAACGTGGACCACACCAACGATCGATCCGTGGTGGAGGTTAGAAGCTACGTGGGTAATGAACTGGTTTTTAAAGGCGAGTTCGAAATGTATCGCTCTTAA
- the plsX gene encoding phosphate acyltransferase PlsX, whose amino-acid sequence MKITIDAMGGDNAPKAQVLGAMKAVETFSDVEITLVGNEAEINQYLAKHGRIKVVHTDEKILSTDEPVRAVRRKKSASMVLAAQQVADGEADACISSGNTGALMAAGLFVVGRIEGIERPALAPTLPTIDGKGFVLLDVGANSDAKPEHLLQFAIMGSVYAQKVRGIEKPRVGLLNIGTEEKKGNELTKHAFTLLQQSPEISFIGNVEARDLLNGPADVVVTDGFTGNMVLKTLEGTAMGVFKMVKTALMSNIKSKLAAAMVKPELKGIKNKMDYSEYGGAGLFGLKAPVIKAHGSSDANAVYNAIRQTRDMVGNDVISTIAKTIEKQ is encoded by the coding sequence ATGAAAATAACAATAGATGCAATGGGTGGCGATAATGCTCCCAAAGCACAGGTTTTGGGAGCAATGAAAGCTGTCGAGACTTTTTCCGATGTGGAAATTACCTTGGTGGGAAATGAAGCCGAGATTAACCAATACTTAGCGAAACACGGTCGAATAAAGGTTGTACATACTGATGAAAAAATATTAAGTACCGATGAACCGGTTCGTGCGGTTCGCCGCAAGAAAAGCGCCTCGATGGTATTGGCGGCACAACAAGTCGCTGACGGAGAAGCCGATGCGTGCATTTCTTCAGGCAATACCGGTGCGCTAATGGCTGCAGGCCTGTTTGTTGTTGGAAGGATAGAAGGCATTGAACGTCCGGCTTTAGCTCCCACCCTTCCGACAATCGATGGTAAAGGTTTTGTACTTCTGGATGTAGGTGCGAACTCCGATGCGAAACCGGAGCATCTGCTTCAATTCGCCATAATGGGTTCTGTTTATGCCCAAAAAGTGCGGGGAATTGAAAAGCCCCGTGTCGGATTACTTAATATTGGAACGGAAGAAAAAAAGGGGAATGAACTGACTAAGCATGCCTTTACATTATTACAGCAATCACCGGAGATATCCTTTATAGGTAACGTAGAGGCCAGGGACCTCCTAAATGGGCCGGCAGATGTTGTCGTAACGGACGGATTCACGGGAAATATGGTGTTGAAGACACTAGAAGGTACTGCTATGGGTGTATTTAAAATGGTGAAAACGGCCTTGATGAGCAACATCAAGAGTAAGTTGGCTGCAGCAATGGTAAAGCCTGAACTAAAAGGCATTAAAAATAAAATGGATTATTCGGAGTATGGCGGTGCTGGCCTATTCGGTTTGAAGGCCCCTGTCATTAAGGCGCATGGTTCTTCAGATGCGAACGCAGTCTATAATGCAATACGCCAGACTCGCGATATGGTTGGCAATGACGTCATATCGACCATTGCAAAGACGATAGAAAAACAATAA
- the fabG gene encoding 3-oxoacyl-[acyl-carrier-protein] reductase, whose protein sequence is MILEGKKALVTGASRGIGREVALELARQGADVAINYSGSEAKANEVVDEIKALGRKAFAVQCDVANSESVTSMIKEVVEQFGRVDILVNNAGITRDNLLMRMKEEEWDSVINTNLKGVFLCTKAVTRQMMKQRSGRIINMASIVGVSGNAGQANYVAAKAGVIGLTKTTAKELASRGITVNAIAPGFISTDMTGELPEDVQKAMLAQIPLARFGDPKDIAAVASFLASDASKYMTGQTLHVDGGMVM, encoded by the coding sequence ATGATCCTCGAAGGTAAAAAAGCACTTGTAACGGGAGCTTCACGAGGTATTGGCAGGGAAGTTGCTTTAGAACTTGCCCGTCAGGGAGCAGACGTTGCCATCAACTACTCTGGCAGTGAAGCTAAAGCGAATGAAGTGGTGGATGAAATCAAGGCATTGGGCCGTAAAGCATTTGCCGTCCAATGCGATGTTGCAAATAGTGAATCTGTGACAAGTATGATCAAGGAAGTTGTCGAACAGTTTGGCAGAGTCGATATTCTGGTTAATAATGCCGGTATCACACGTGACAACCTATTGATGCGCATGAAAGAAGAGGAATGGGATTCGGTGATCAATACGAATCTTAAAGGAGTGTTCCTTTGCACAAAAGCAGTCACAAGACAAATGATGAAGCAGCGCAGCGGCAGGATCATCAATATGGCATCGATCGTCGGCGTCAGCGGAAATGCAGGGCAGGCTAATTATGTAGCGGCCAAAGCTGGTGTGATCGGCCTGACTAAAACTACGGCAAAGGAACTTGCTTCAAGAGGCATTACGGTCAATGCGATTGCCCCCGGTTTCATCTCGACGGATATGACAGGGGAATTGCCTGAAGACGTCCAAAAAGCCATGTTGGCCCAAATTCCGCTTGCCCGGTTCGGTGACCCTAAAGATATCGCTGCAGTGGCGTCTTTCCTCGCTTCTGATGCCAGCAAATATATGACTGGGCAAACTCTTCATGTAGATGGCGGTATGGTCATGTAA
- the rnc gene encoding ribonuclease III, which translates to MRRNGNNRKPSIKDNKFKQLQESLGFHFKDENLLKQAFTHSSYVNEHRRKPYEDNERLEFLGDAVLELTISKYLYQKYPMMSEGELTKLRAAIVCEPSLVAFANSLSYGEYVLLGKGEEMTGGRERPAMLADVFEAYIGALYLDQGLEPVVQFLKNVVFPKIDEGAFSHVMDYKSQLQELIQRDAIGVLQYKILQEKGPAHNREFVSTVSLNGEELGSGIGKSKKEAEQHAAEHALIVLKEKNQQDS; encoded by the coding sequence ATGCGTAGGAACGGAAATAATCGTAAACCATCAATCAAGGATAATAAATTCAAACAGTTGCAAGAAAGTCTTGGTTTTCATTTTAAAGATGAAAATTTATTGAAACAAGCTTTTACACATTCATCTTATGTGAATGAGCATCGCCGTAAGCCTTATGAAGATAATGAAAGGCTTGAATTCTTGGGAGACGCTGTACTTGAACTGACCATCTCTAAATACTTATATCAAAAATATCCGATGATGAGCGAAGGTGAACTTACCAAATTAAGGGCAGCCATTGTGTGTGAGCCTTCACTTGTTGCTTTTGCCAATAGCCTTTCTTACGGGGAATATGTATTGCTCGGCAAAGGGGAAGAAATGACAGGTGGAAGAGAACGCCCTGCCATGCTTGCGGATGTATTCGAAGCCTATATTGGGGCTTTGTACCTTGATCAAGGATTAGAGCCAGTTGTACAGTTTTTAAAAAATGTTGTGTTTCCGAAGATAGACGAGGGTGCTTTTTCTCATGTGATGGATTATAAGAGCCAGCTTCAAGAGCTGATCCAGCGTGATGCTATCGGTGTCCTGCAATATAAGATCTTGCAGGAAAAAGGACCAGCCCATAATCGTGAGTTTGTTTCGACCGTCTCTCTGAATGGGGAAGAGCTGGGATCTGGTATAGGAAAGTCCAAAAAAGAAGCGGAGCAGCATGCTGCCGAGCATGCATTGATCGTTTTAAAAGAAAAAAACCAACAAGATAGTTGA